CCTCGATGTCTGTAAATAAAATATTGTCTAATGATGAAGATTTGGTCAAGATATCAAGGGGCGCTTGAAAGAGCGGAGAGGAGGCTTCCACTCCCTCCATTTTGGGCGATGAAATGGAATTCATTGGGATCAGGAGCATGAACAATCGAATGGAATAGGATGAAGACATGATGTTGATTTCCGAGATTATGGGGAACAACTTATTACGATGAAATAGCGcaaggatttttcttttgaattgtaGGATGTAGATTGGAGCGAAATTTCACTAAATTGACTCTAATATTTATGAcgggaaaattgtttaaaaaattataaatttattacacttttgtcaatttctttttcaacatttcacctttatcaattgaattttaaacttttttacttcctcctaattgagtccatttggccaattttgatcggaattAGCTCATGTGGATGTCGAGTGTGTCACGTTATGCTGCTGCgtggatatttttaaataattttttgaatttttactttttttttccttttctttgcattttttttagggGGTGGAGAAGGTTAAACCCTCAATGGCTAAAAGCTGGCGCCCCCATCGATTCTGCGTGAGGGCATTACATCACAAGCCATATATGGCTTGGGAAGGGCTTGGCAGTCCTTACGGATCCCTAGCAAGATTGTGGGGATTGATGAGTGCCGCCAAGCCCTTGCTAGGCCAAATTTGGCGGGGTGTCGGCTAAAGCGAGGGCATGTGAACCCTCGCCCAAAATTGGTGAGGGTCGACCGGCCCTCATCTATGGTTGGCGAGGGTATGTTGGCCACCCGGCCCTATCCAACCCCTCCCCCctccaaaaaaatgaaagaaaaagaaaaagaaaatagcatgtttaggacttaattaacaaaattgaaatatttatgattaaatcaacaaaagtgtaataaatttaggatttgttggacaaatttttccatttatgATGTCCTCCTGCCATAGCTTCAATATAATAGCTCTATTTATGGGCgatatgatgataatgatgaaaCAATTTACCAGATATTGTTCTAGGATTAAATTTAACTAATTGAAAGTCATGATAACTTTGACTATTATTACTTGTGAGTCGTGACTCGTGATCGTGAGCATTCACGTGAGAGAGGGAGACAAGGAGcgccgagagaaagagagagagagagagagagagagagatatgttTGAACTAAGTACTGTGAAGtgcttttatgaatttgataGTACATGTTTTAAAGTTGTGCTATCTCAAACTAGATGAGGCACCTTCTTTAAAATTGTAATATATGAAATCCTTACCATTTAAGTCTTTTTAATTGAAGTCCCTACTTCCTCCTTCTAATGTGAAAAGAGTGGTCATTAAggtaaaaatttgagaatgagtTTAGTTTCATAGGAACTTGGGGTAGGACATTTAGTTTCAAATGTGAGATTCAACTTTCACACTTTGCAAAGAGGTAggacaaaagtttgaaaataaattaagaattagagtatgatagaaattttttttttaatctcctaAGTTAGATGCAATTGATTGGGACGTTAGGAATTTCCAGTTTAGTAGATAGAGGTCACCCGTTTAACATCTACCAAATGCATGCAAATTGTCCTAAGTTAGCTCCCTCACATAGCTTAACCGGTTTATGGAGCTTATAGAGTATTTCATGAGATTCCAAGTAATTAGGTGTCCACATTTGTAtccttaaatttaaaaaaaaaaggaaaaaagtaagaaaaaaccTCAATTTATGtcaactgtgacacatttatcttaaacttttttctatgacacaaaaatttaaaacttgtaCCTATATGATACATCTatcatttatcaaaaatatttcaatgaGAATCGTTAGAAATCTACCTACATATATTCTGTAAAGTAAATAGTGTCGACATGACATCGTGTTgcttaagaaaaatataaacaacattattaatattttgattgcAAAATTATTTAACGGAACTTCGATGAagggtaaatatgttatataaatgcaaatttggggatttttttatttttatgtcataagaaaaagctAAGGGTgaatatatcataaaaaatctgaGGACAAATATGCTAAAGTAGGCatggtttggagtttttgagattttttttccaaaaaaaaattctaaggcTTTGAGCGAGTACAGTTGTGGACAGTTTGTCAAAAACCTACTAAAAAATGCAATTCCCTTTTGAATTGCTGTTGGATTATATTGGCAATGCAATAAGATGGCAAATGTAAGTTACTTGCAAGTTCTAGCCCGAACTTTTATGTGATTTTAGTTTCCTAGAAATCATCGGCATAGGGACTATGTTCTCCATCTCTTGTTAGAGGGAATGTCCACAACTGATATTCTGATGGATGGGCTAATAGCATGTCATAATATCtgtttaatgaaaaaattattctaaaagttttaaatctattacatttttattaattcaattctaaaccttttaattatgtcaattgatttttaaatcttttcacattttgtttattgattCCATCTAACCAATTTTGAATGAAAACCGTTGACGCAAATGTCAACTGTTTTACGTGACATGACTGGTACCATTgtgaataatataatattttaatattttcaaaattcttaattaaatttttgtttttatttttttgacaactCTACTTGGCAAAGACTAGCGACCCTTCGTCGGATCCAAGCATGGGCCACAATGAAGGCTATGACGCCCTCACTTGGTCTAGGTGAGGGCCCAacacccttgcctagatcttgGCCAAGGTCGCGACACCCTCATTGCCCACGAGCGAGGGGCTTGCGAGCCTTGCTTTGCCAACGATGATCGGTtagagttttaaaaaaaaaatggagaaaataaagaaaagaaaaaaagaagaaaaaaaagaaaaaaattaaaatattattaacatTTGTTTATGTTATTGTTAACTGTGTCATGTAAGATGGTTGGTGTTTACGTTAAcgatttttgatcaaaattgactggatggactcaattagtaaaatgttaaaatatttatgattcaattgatataattaaaaaaatttagaactagaGATTTGAATACTTTTACCATTGTTTAATTGAATTTGCATGTGTAGTGTCTATAAATAATACTGTCCCACCGATTAAATGCATTATTGGAGGAAATTTTCTCCAATAAAAGTTGTCGGGTGTAGCCCTGTCCACTATAACTAGGTTACGGCTCACATTCAGCAACATGTGAAAATATTGACTTATTCAACACAAGCGAGGATTATGAACTGATCAAAGTTGCATGTAACGCAAAAGATCAAGGACTAAAgctaaaaagtttcaaaaaaattagaggCTAAATTGCAAAAAGCAAAGTACATAATTACACTATCATACGTTCAATTGTCCTTGTGTTCAAGTCTTTCTCAcctctttcaattttccctTACTAAAAGGAAGATGACTCTGTCAAAGCCactattgatttctttttttggacgaaatatattttgattttctttgaaagtcagaaatttttaaacaaaaagcTTGACCTAGGGGCATCCAAACAAAAAAGGTCTCAAAAAGGTTGGCGGGAGTAGCTAtttagaaagagaaaatggTATTTAAATGATGGGTCTTAGCAACCCAATTAACTACTTGATTCGCGGATTAGTAAGATTGGGCCAAGGAGATATGCTTGAATCAGGCCATTCAGATCCGAGTGTCTTCCAACAGAGGTACCAGCTCCCATTGCACGTGAGTCTACTCTTCTCCTATACTTCGTCCACAAGCTTGGCACAGTCAGACTCAATTTCCAGCACACTCTCTTTCCTCGACTGGAAACGCTATTCTATTGGTTGAAGTTGAATGAAATGGGatattaaaattgacaaaaatagctcttttttattttttatttattttatctaagcttcttgttttttttgggaaaaaaaaaacaaggattGGCTCTCAGATTcatgaagagaaaagaaggaatcGGTGCAATGTCACGGGACACATATGATGTACACAGTGGAGTATGCATATGAGTCTTGCTTGCCATGAATAGACAAAGGGCAGGATACCTGTGAATGTGATAGAACCATATGCATTCCTTCAACTGCTTTCCTTGAAAGAGATGTAGATGaatttcatttgattatatATAGAAGATTAGACCAAGGACAAATTAAGTCATGAACTGTCGATGAAGAATTTGGCAGGgatatcattgaaaaaaaaataaaaatgaaaacttagATACTAAATATGTCATGAATAAATTTCGGCTATCTAGTTAATCGATGACTTTTACACACAAAGATTTTTGCTTGCACAAGAATGCCATGCTAAGCCGACACTGTCAAAGGCTCAAGTTTGGTCGTGGTCCTTTACAACATGCTCCTTTATCCTTATCATCAAGGCCTCTTTACGTATAATTAGGCTTCTCCGTATGTCAAGCTATCGAATCATTTTCTAGCATGTGCATACAACAAATACTGTCTCCTCACAGTATCcacaaaaatagaaagggaaTCTCAAGATTGATTGGAGTCAGCACGGAAAATAGTTATTCCTGCACCTAGCACGGACCGAACCAACACTACAGACTAATCGATATTTTATAAATGGAGAAGCGATCAGGCAATCCAAACTCATGATCAAAAGGAATCCAAATCACATGAAAATAAGTTTGAATCTAACTTCCTTTCCCATCTCGATAGTAAGCCACTCATTGTGCACATAAATAAAGCTCGTTATGTCTCCCAAAATGACTATtaagccaacataaacaatcgGTTTGGTAAGGGAATTGTGTGGGGACATTTAGTTTAGATGATTTCCATACTCCaaaaagataaagtaaaaatctgAGAAAGAGATATACgctaaaataaaatagataaaaaaaaaaatcactaaatcaGCTCCTTGTCCCcactctttccctctctctctctcactggaAGCTTCCTACATATCATCAAAGTGGCTTTACACGTAAAAAAGCTTTGCCAgccaatcaaaaagaaaataatgaaaagaaaaagaaagggtttgCCTATATTAACCTATTAAACATTTGCTTGCTGTCCATATGACCAAAGAAAAGGGCTCCTAACTCTAGAGAGAAAGCAAGCGAGCCGAACATGGAGTCCCCGCAGAAGCCACCGCAAGCTCACGCGCTCCTCCTCCCGCTCCCCGTGCAAGGCCACATCAGCCCCATGTTCCAATTTGCCAAGCGCCTCGTCTCCAAAGGTCTCAAAGCCACCCCCGTCACCACCCTCCACCTCTCGGAATCCGTGCATACCAACtctgccgccgcctcctcctccgtcgACATCGAGACCATTTCCGACTGTCCCGGCGGAGATGGCCAGCCCCAGGGCGAGGAGTCCTCCGAGGCTCACCGGACGAGAGGCGGATCGAGAACCCTAGCTGAACTGATCCGGGAGCTCGACCGCTCAACGCATCCGGTCGTTGCGGTCATCTACGACGGGTTCATGCCGTGGGCGCTCGACGTGGCCAAGCGGTGCAAGAAGCTGGGGGTCGCTTTCTTCACGCAGACGTGTGCGGTGAACAACATATACTACCATGTCCAGCGCGGGCTCCTTGAGCTCCCTCTCTCAGGAGGAGGCAGCGTCGAGGTCCCGGGATTGCCGCCTCTTGAGCCATCGGAGCTGCCTTCGTTCTTGTACAAGCTGGGGTCTTACCCTGGCTCCTACGACCTGGTGATGAAGCAGTTTTCGAACGTGGGCGATGCGGATCTCGTGCTCTTCAACAACTTCTACGAGCTGGAAGAAGAGGTACTTATACACACAAAAATATACACTCGCCTGTTGCTGCCACCGTATCTGCAAGAACTCACCAGCCATTTCTTGCTGAATTTACAAGTTTTTCTTACACATACGTTGTCTCATGTCGTCTAAGATCTGCATATAAACGATCGTTACTGATATGCTAGGTATAAAATGATACATCATTGCTTGCGCCTGGTGCATGTACCCTAATGCATCTCGACCATTCAATCTCGTAGGATTCGCCTGCTTTCTACTTCCTAGATAAACCGTGACTTTCAGTGGTCATTGAAAGCTGGGGTGTCAAGCTCAGCTCTTCATGTGACCTTTCTTCTCCTTTATTTAATATGTCAACGGCATCAACTATTCTTCTCCGTAATTTGTATGATCAAAAACATTGATATAATCTAATGAATTAGGGTTTCTATGTCAATGCAATATTGAAATATCATATGCTATAAAGTTTATTTAAGAACATGAAACCTTCATAATATAAATCGGAAAGATTATATACCTACTAAGCTTGATATTTAACGTCACTCTTTATTCTTCTAAACTCTCTTAATTGTTGAAACTAGGTTTAATCCTTCAtgaatacaaattaaattacatGTGAATTTAAGAtatctatattttcattttcactccTACATTGGTCTCTTATTCGATGCATTTATCTTGTTTTGATTAAATATTTCTCCATTTCCGTAAAAGTCTTCTTTTTTGCATTGTCGATTAATAAACTAAGTTGTTTACTAATATACGGTTATTGATAATAGATGATAATTGACCTATAAAGGAGATAACTCAGCGCGATATATTAAGAATGACCAATCACCGGTACCATACTTAATTAGACTTGAAACCCTTCTCGAAAACCTAACAATTCTTGTATTGTTTTGATTAGACTACATGGAAAGATTAGATGCACGTCCACTAATGTCATGGGTGATGCAATTTCTGTCTGTGAAGTttatggggaaaattatcaaaaagttctaaacttattacaattgtgccaattcagtcataaacttattttttggccaattgagtcttaaacctttACAATCGTGCTGTTCGGTCAttccggtcaaaattgaccGGCCCGGTGTCAacgataaattttaataatattttattattgaatattttattattattattattattttttctcctctctcctcctccctcctcctcccttcttcttcatttggctcgCAACCGGCTAGAGGGCTGGGTGAGACGGGCCGAGCGAACTCACCTCATCGTAGTTAGGTGAGGGCGAGCTCACTCGGCTACTAGCAAGGGCCTCACTAGATCCGATGGGCGCTTGCCCCACCAAACCTAGCGACTGTGAGGGCTCGCCTTGTCGTCTTTGGGTGAGTTGCtcacctcgccggtggcggccGGGTGAGCTTGCCCTTGCTCGTGATGGTGAGGCAAGctagcctcgctagtggctaggcaagctcacCCTTGCCCTGTGATGTTAAGGCGAGCTCATTTGGCTGCCTCAATTTGGCGATTGACCAGCCCCTTGGTTAGTcgccgaagccaaaggaagaaggagggaggagaaaagaaaaaagagaaagaaagagaaaaagttcaaaaaaaaatattattaaaaaattgtcaccgGTGCAGGCCGCCAGCCACGTTAGTGTCGGCTGGCCAAATATAgccggaaggactgaattggtatgattgcaaaatgtttaagactcaattggccaaaaaaaagtttagcgTTGAATTGACAcgattataataggtttaagacttttttggtaattttcctgaAGTTTATGCATGCCCTCTAAAAGTAGTGTCGGATAGTGTAGTAGAAATAGAATATTTTA
This region of Eucalyptus grandis isolate ANBG69807.140 chromosome 8, ASM1654582v1, whole genome shotgun sequence genomic DNA includes:
- the LOC120286971 gene encoding UDP-glycosyltransferase 74G1-like produces the protein MESPQKPPQAHALLLPLPVQGHISPMFQFAKRLVSKGLKATPVTTLHLSESVHTNSAAASSSVDIETISDCPGGDGQPQGEESSEAHRTRGGSRTLAELIRELDRSTHPVVAVIYDGFMPWALDVAKRCKKLGVAFFTQTCAVNNIYYHVQRGLLELPLSGGGSVEVPGLPPLEPSELPSFLYKLGSYPGSYDLVMKQFSNVGDADLVLFNNFYELEEEV